In Aspergillus flavus chromosome 3, complete sequence, one genomic interval encodes:
- a CDS encoding permease of the major facilitator superfamily: MASTARAIDESSHDDNAQVIASRTLRKVDMRLIPLLFITYMFNFMDKTILSSASVFGLIDDTHLVGQQYSWVSSIFYVGYFFWEVPTNYLIPRLPVAKYMAANTFFWGAVVALTASCVNYGGLLAVRFLLGIAEATITPAFMFITTTWYTRDEIPFRTGIWFSGNSIGGLVASLLAYGIGHIEHPLRPWMWMFIILGVATFLWGFVLLAFLPDSISKATFLTPQEREFMAHRAVIAGTGRTEKTHWKWEQAVECIQDPKTWHLFAIAILTQIPNGGTQNFGNLVIKSFGFTSLESTLINIPSSVVSASTITITGWIAGRYRQMNCILIVGIVSLSIIGSALIYARAHHVPLGAQLFGYFLLATGPGALPLAMSLVQANYRGVTKKMTMTAMMFVAYCAGNIAGPQLFRASEAPTYQTSFRAILICYIISGGLAVSLRVYLQFVNKRRDREEGVQGNAGLSGAVGGKVVEERRRGNNEVSDLVRSVDLRPEDYEDVTDWKTVGFRYRL, translated from the exons ATGGCCTCAACAGCTCGTGCCATAGACGAAAGCAGTCACGATGATAACGCCCAGGTCATTGCCTCCAGAACATTGCGCAAAGTCGATATGCGACTCATTCCCCTCTTGTTCATCACATATATGTTTAATTTCATGGATAAAACAATACTATCAAGCGCGTCTGTCTTCGGCCTGATTGACGATACA CATCTGGTCGGACAACAATACAGCTGGGTATCCAGCATCTTCTACGTCGGCTATTTCTTCTGGGAAGTCCCTACAAACTATCTCATCCCCCGACTCCCTGTCGCAAAGTACATGGCAGCCAACACCTTCTTTTGGGGCGCTGTCGTCGCCCTAACTGCATCCTGCGTCAACTACGGCGGCCTGCTCGCAGTCCGATTCCTACTAGGCATCGCAGAGGCAACAATCACCCCTGCGTTCATGTTCATCACGACAACATGGTATACACGCGACGAGATCCCCTTCCGGACCGGCATATGGTTCTCAGGCAACTCCATCGGCGGTCTTGTGGCTAGTCTCCTGGCTTACGGCATAGGACATATCGAGCACCCTCTCCGTCCATGGATGTGGATGttcatcatcctcggtgTGGCTACTTTCCTATGGGGATTCGTACTACTTGCTTTCTTACCAGATAGCATATCCAAAGCCACATTCCTGACTCCCCAAGAACGAGAATTCATGGCCCATCGCGCAGTAATTGCCGGAACAGGACGCACCGAGAAAACGCACTGGAAATGGGAGCAGGCTGTCGAGTGCATCCAGGATCCGAAAACATGGCACCTCTTCGCCATCGCTATTCTAACTCAGATCCCGAATGGGGGCACACAGAACTTCGGAAACCTTGTTATTAAATCCTTCGGTTTTACATCCCTGGAATCGACCCTCATTAATATTCCCTCTAGTGTGGTCAGTGCTTCTACGATAACCATCACAGGCTGGATAGCTGGTCGCTATAGACAGATGAACTGTATCTTGATTGTCGGCATTGTGTCTTTATCGATCATAGGAAGTGCCCTGATCTACGCCCGGGCTCATCATGTCCCCCTAGGTGCCCAGCTCTTCGGGTACTTCCTCCTAGCGACGGGGCCAGGTGCCTTGCCGCTGGCTATGTCCCTCGTTCAGGCGAATTACAGGGGCGTCACGAAGAAAATGACAATGACTGCCATGATGTTCGTGGCATATTGTGCGGGGAATATTGCAGGTCCGCAGTTGTTTAGGGCGAGTGAGGCGCCGACGTATCAGACTTCGTTTAGAGCTATTTTGATCTGCTATATCATTTCCGGTGGCTTGGCTGTCTCGTTGAGGGTTTATTTGCAGTTTGTTAACAAGAGGAGGGATCGTGAGGAGGGCGTGCAGGGTAACGCGGGTTTGTCGGGGGCTGTTGGCGGGAAGGTGGTCGAGGAGCGTCGACGGGGTAACAATGAGGTGTCGGATTTGGTGAGGTCGGTTGATTTGCGGCCTGAGGATTATGAGGATGTGACGGATTGGAAGACTGTGGGGTTTCGTTATCGTCTGTAA
- a CDS encoding extracellular serine-rich protein (unnamed protein product), with product MAQLQYLFAFILVQLQLAGAQDSTATSNTSSSTTSTAMGTASPSAVQTVDVGEHGFSFDPDTLKVAPGGKVEFHFYPGNHSVAQASFSKPCHPMNDSSFFSGFIAPTTGESDTVFTVTVNDTKPIWYYCGQVGHCQAGMVGVINPPASGSDTLEAFKSAASNANGDSVPSKVQGGTLSTSSPKSSSTSTSETSTHSSTATTSASPTTTNSPSPTATNIAGNLQASTDSSIVFVLALMAFGFFM from the exons ATGGCACAGCTACAATATCTATTCGCTTTTATCCTGGTACAGCTCCAGCTTGCTGGTGCCCAGGATAGCACAGCTACCAGCAATACTTCTAGCTCCACCACAAGTACAGCAATGGGCACCGCGAGCCCGTCAGCTGTACAAACAGTTGATGTTGGTGAACATGGCTTCAGCTTCGACCCTGATACTCTTAAAGTTGCTCCAGGCGGCAAAGTTGAGTTCCACTTTTATCCTGGTAACCATTCAGTGGCGCAGGCCTCTTTTAGCAAGCCATGTCACCCTATGAATGATAGCAGTTTTTTCTCTGGATTTATTGCGCCAACTACTGGTGAATCG GACACTGTCTTCACGGTCACTGTGAATGACACAAAACCTATTTGGTATTACTGTGGCCAGGTCGGTCATTGCCAGGCGGGTATGGTTGGGGTGATAAACCCACC GGCCTCCGGCTCAGACACTTTAGAGGCATTTAAATCGGCAGCCTCGAATGCAAATGGAGACAGCGTGCCATCCAAGGTCCAAGGTGGTACTCTCAGTACATCGAGCCCCAAATCATCCTCGACCTCTACCAGTGAGACGAGCACTCACAGTAGCACAGCCACCACGAGCGCGTCACCCACTACCACCAATAGCCCAAGCCCTACCGCCACTAACATCGCAGGAAACCTGCAAGCTTCGACCGACTCAAGCATTGTTTTCGTTTTGGCTTTAATGGCCTTTGGTTTCTTTATGTAG
- a CDS encoding cellobiose dehydrogenase yields MARIHLYSWMTLFTGTFAQLQTFSPPGQSFISYSVNIPQTTASSGSGPIYIQLKSTQELQWFAWGQGSRMQGANIFAVYASHDGNNVTVSPRLGVEHVEPTYNSQAQISVLAGSGISNGVMTANIRCDSCLAWPGGSENPNSSASPWVWAVKYGQLLNSDSLSQPITIHDASGVAVLDLQKATSGASDNPFLASNNSNSAGQALTIFDTGNIASRRVAHAVLMILVFVIFFPSFALMLHTGAHSRIVDIHAFFQLFTLALAISGFGIGISLAKALHLTGTYHPIIGMVAVPALILFQPAMGFLQHRYFHKTGKKSVFAYLHRWFGRSIIVLGIVNGGLGFHLARNVTSTAPVGAIIAYSVVAGIVGLVYALVVIVLPLRKQRTSSP; encoded by the coding sequence ATGGCGAGGATACACCTTTACTCCTGGATGACTCTGTTCACGGGCACATTCGCCCAGCTACAAACATTTTCGCCACCTGGCCAGAGCTTTATCAGCTACAGTGTTAATATACCCCAAACTACGGCCTCCTCCGGTTCCGGACCAATTTATATCCAGCTGAAATCAACGCAAGAGCTTCAATGGTTTGCATGGGGTCAGGGTTCTCGGATGCAAGGAGCGAATATATTTGCTGTTTATGCATCCCACGACGGCAATAATGTCACTGTCTCTCCAAGGTTGGGCGTAGAACATGTCGAGCCGACGTATAATAGCCAGGCTCAGATCTCGGTCTTGGCTGGCAGCGGGATCAGCAATGGAGTCATGACCGCGAACATCCGGTGCGACAGCTGTCTCGCCTGGCCAGGAGGAAGTGAAAATCCGAACAGCTCAGCTAGTCCATGGGTTTGGGCTGTGAAATATGGCCAACTGCTCAACTCAGACAGCCTCTCTCAACCGATCACCATACACGATGCTTCGGGTGTTGCAGTTCTTGACCTTCAAAAAGCGACCAGCGGCGCATCCGACAATCCTTTCTTAGCATCAAATAATTCAAACAGCGCTGGGCAGGCGCTCACGATCTTTGATACTGGAAACATTGCAAGTCGCAGAGTAGCACATGCTGTTCTCATGatcctcgtcttcgtcaTATTCTTCCCGTCGTTTGCGTTGATGCTTCACACCGGCGCACATTCCAGGATTGTTGATATCCATGCTTTCTTCCAGCTTTTCACTTTGGCCTTGGCGATTTCCGGGTTTGGTATCGGCATCTCGTTGGCAAAAGCCCTCCATCTGACTGGGACCTACCATCCGATCATCGGGATGGTGGCTGTTCCTGCCCTCATTCTCTTCCAGCCGGCTATGGGCTTTCTTCAACACAGATACTTTCACAAAACCGGAAAGAAGAGTGTCTTTGCCTACTTGCACCGGTGGTTTGGCCGTTCTATTATAGTCCTTGGTATTGTCAATGGTGGACTGGGATTTCACCTGGCACGGAACGTTACTTCAACTGCCCCAGTCGGCGCAATAATCGCATATAGCGTGGTAGCTGGAATTGTCGGGCTCGTCTATGCCTTAGTGGTTATAGTCTTACCTttgagaaaacagagaacGTCGAGTCCTTGA